From Streptomyces sp. NBC_01460, a single genomic window includes:
- a CDS encoding acyl-CoA mutase large subunit family protein: protein MDAHAIEEGRLRWQARYDKARKRDADFTTLSGDPVEPVYGPRPGDTYEGFERIGWPGEYPFTRGLHATGYRGRTWTIRQFAGFGNAEQTNERYKTILANGGGGLSVAFDMPTLMGRDSDDARSLGEVGHCGVAIDSAADMEVLFKDIPLGDVTTSMTISGPAVPVFCMYLVAAERQGVDPAVLNGTLQTDIFKEYIAQKEWLFQPEPHLRLIGDLMEHCARDIPAYKPLSVSGYHIREAGATAAQELAYTLADGFGYVELGLSRGLDVDTFAPGLSFFFDAHLDFFEEIAKFRAARRIWARWMKETYGARTDKAQWLRFHTQTAGVSLTAQQPYNNVVRTAVEALSAVLGGTNSLHTNALDETLALPSEQAAEIALRTQQVLMEETGVANVADPLGGSWYVEQLTDRIEADAEKIFEQIRERGTRAHPDGTHPIGPMTSGILRGIEDGWFTGETAESAFRYQQSLEKGEKRVVGVNVHHGSVTGDLEILRVSHEVEREQVRELAGRKADREEARVRGALDAMLAAARDGSNMIAPMLEAVRAEATLGEICGVLRDEWGVYTEPPGF from the coding sequence ATCGAGGAAGGCCGCCTCCGCTGGCAGGCCCGTTACGACAAGGCCCGCAAGCGCGACGCGGACTTCACCACGCTCTCCGGGGACCCGGTGGAGCCCGTCTACGGGCCCCGTCCCGGCGACACGTACGAGGGGTTCGAGCGCATCGGCTGGCCCGGCGAGTACCCCTTCACCCGGGGGCTCCACGCCACCGGCTACCGGGGCCGTACCTGGACCATCCGCCAGTTCGCGGGCTTCGGCAACGCCGAGCAGACCAACGAGCGGTACAAGACCATCCTGGCCAACGGCGGTGGCGGGCTCAGCGTCGCCTTCGACATGCCGACCCTGATGGGCCGCGACTCCGACGACGCCCGCTCGCTCGGCGAGGTCGGCCACTGCGGTGTCGCCATCGACTCCGCCGCCGACATGGAGGTCCTCTTCAAGGACATCCCGCTCGGGGACGTCACCACGTCGATGACGATCAGCGGCCCCGCCGTCCCGGTCTTCTGCATGTACCTGGTCGCCGCCGAGCGCCAGGGCGTCGACCCGGCGGTGCTCAACGGCACCCTCCAGACCGACATCTTCAAGGAGTACATCGCGCAGAAGGAGTGGCTCTTCCAGCCCGAGCCCCATCTGCGGCTCATCGGTGACCTGATGGAGCACTGCGCCCGCGACATCCCGGCCTACAAGCCGCTCTCGGTCTCCGGCTACCACATCCGCGAGGCCGGGGCCACGGCCGCGCAGGAGCTCGCGTACACCCTCGCCGACGGCTTCGGGTACGTGGAGCTCGGTCTCTCCCGCGGGCTTGACGTCGACACCTTCGCCCCCGGGCTCTCCTTCTTCTTCGACGCCCACCTCGACTTCTTCGAGGAGATCGCCAAGTTCCGCGCCGCCCGCCGGATCTGGGCCCGCTGGATGAAGGAGACGTACGGGGCGCGGACCGACAAGGCGCAGTGGCTCCGCTTCCACACCCAGACCGCCGGTGTCTCGCTCACCGCCCAGCAGCCGTACAACAACGTCGTACGCACGGCCGTGGAGGCGCTCTCGGCGGTTCTCGGCGGCACCAACTCCCTGCACACCAACGCCCTGGACGAGACGCTCGCCCTGCCCTCCGAGCAGGCCGCCGAGATCGCGCTGCGGACCCAGCAGGTGCTCATGGAGGAGACCGGCGTCGCCAACGTCGCCGACCCGCTGGGCGGTTCGTGGTACGTCGAGCAGCTCACCGACCGCATCGAGGCCGACGCCGAGAAGATCTTCGAGCAGATCAGGGAGCGGGGGACCCGGGCACATCCGGACGGCACGCACCCCATCGGCCCGATGACCTCCGGCATCCTGCGCGGCATCGAGGACGGCTGGTTCACCGGCGAGACCGCCGAGTCGGCCTTCCGGTACCAGCAGTCGCTGGAGAAGGGCGAGAAGAGGGTCGTCGGGGTCAACGTCCACCACGGGTCCGTCACCGGCGACCTGGAGATCCTGCGGGTCAGCCACGAGGTCGAGCGGGAGCAGGTGCGCGAGCTCGCCGGGCGCAAGGCGGACCGCGAGGAGGCGAGGGTGCGGGGCGCGCTGGACGCGATGCTGGCCGCGGCGCGCGACGGTTCGAACATGATCGCACCGATGCTGGAGGCCGTACGGGCCGAGGCGACGCTCGGCGAGATCTGCGGCGTGCTGCGCGACGAGTGGGGCGTCTACACGGAGCCGCCCGGCTTCTGA
- a CDS encoding TetR/AcrR family transcriptional regulator, giving the protein MLSRSPTEPTRSGRPRSAEADAAILEATRASLVDLGWSKLTMGDVATRAGVAKTTLYRRWAGKNELVVDAVAVLFDELELPDLGSLAADVEAVVLQFAALLERPETKTALMAVVAESTRDEALRDRIRNSIVARQKRLVLQGRERAQGRGELPLEPDPEAAARTVDLIFDVIAGAVVHRALVSAEPVDADWAQRFTLLLLSGLGAESPQED; this is encoded by the coding sequence ATGCTGAGCCGCAGCCCCACCGAACCCACCCGATCCGGACGTCCCCGCAGCGCCGAGGCCGACGCCGCGATCCTGGAGGCGACCCGTGCGTCGCTGGTCGACCTCGGGTGGTCGAAGCTGACGATGGGCGACGTGGCGACGCGGGCCGGGGTCGCCAAGACGACCCTCTACCGTCGGTGGGCCGGCAAGAACGAGCTGGTCGTGGACGCGGTGGCGGTGCTCTTCGACGAGCTGGAGCTGCCCGACCTCGGCAGCCTCGCGGCGGACGTGGAGGCCGTGGTCCTCCAGTTCGCGGCCCTGCTGGAGCGGCCGGAGACCAAGACGGCGCTGATGGCCGTGGTCGCGGAGTCGACGCGCGACGAGGCGCTGCGGGACCGGATAAGGAATTCGATCGTCGCCCGGCAGAAGCGGCTGGTCCTGCAGGGACGCGAACGGGCGCAGGGCCGCGGGGAACTCCCCCTCGAGCCGGACCCGGAGGCGGCGGCCCGCACCGTCGACCTGATCTTCGACGTGATCGCCGGCGCGGTGGTGCACCGCGCGCTGGTGAGCGCCGAGCCCGTCGACGCCGACTGGGCCCAGCGCTTCACCCTGCTGCTGCTCTCGGGGCTGGGAGCGGAGTCCCCGCAGGAGGACTGA
- a CDS encoding tetratricopeptide repeat protein produces the protein MQPRNMSMSGVVDLAAVKAAGDAKAKAEQARAESARQGGGGAVAPASLVIDVDEAGFETDVLQRSTEVPVVIDFWAEWCEPCKQLGPLLERLAAEYNGRFVLAKVDVDANQMLMQQFGIQGIPAVFAVVAGQALPLFQGAAPESQIRQTLDQLIQVGEERFGLTGIVVEEGAGSEGEESAPAEVPAGPYDAQLEAAAQALDENDFDGAVQAYKGVLSDDPANTEAKLGLAQAELLGRVAGMDPQQVRKEAAENPAAPAAQLAAADLDLVGGHVEDAFGRLVETVRRNFGDDRDVVRVRLLELFEVIGPDDPRVTAARTALARVLF, from the coding sequence ATGCAGCCTAGGAACATGTCCATGAGCGGCGTCGTCGACCTCGCCGCTGTGAAGGCGGCCGGCGACGCCAAGGCGAAGGCGGAGCAGGCCCGCGCGGAGTCCGCCCGGCAGGGGGGCGGCGGTGCCGTCGCACCCGCCTCCCTGGTGATCGACGTCGACGAGGCGGGCTTCGAGACCGACGTCCTCCAGCGCTCCACCGAAGTCCCCGTCGTCATCGACTTCTGGGCCGAGTGGTGCGAGCCGTGCAAGCAGCTCGGCCCGCTCCTCGAACGCCTCGCCGCCGAGTACAACGGCCGCTTCGTGCTGGCCAAGGTCGATGTCGACGCCAACCAGATGCTGATGCAGCAGTTCGGGATCCAGGGCATCCCGGCGGTGTTCGCCGTGGTGGCCGGGCAGGCCCTCCCGCTCTTCCAGGGCGCGGCCCCCGAGAGCCAGATCCGCCAGACCCTGGACCAGCTGATCCAGGTCGGCGAGGAGCGGTTCGGCCTCACCGGGATCGTCGTGGAGGAGGGCGCCGGGTCCGAAGGCGAGGAGAGCGCCCCCGCCGAGGTGCCGGCGGGACCGTACGACGCGCAGCTGGAGGCGGCCGCGCAGGCGCTGGACGAGAACGACTTCGACGGCGCGGTCCAGGCGTACAAGGGCGTCCTCTCGGACGACCCGGCCAACACCGAGGCGAAGCTGGGCCTCGCGCAGGCCGAACTGCTGGGCCGGGTCGCGGGCATGGACCCGCAGCAGGTCCGCAAGGAGGCCGCGGAGAACCCGGCCGCGCCGGCCGCGCAGCTGGCCGCCGCCGATCTGGACCTCGTGGGCGGCCACGTGGAGGACGCCTTCGGCCGGCTCGTCGAGACGGTCCGCCGTAATTTCGGCGACGACCGGGATGTCGTACGGGTGCGGCTCCTGGAGCTCTTCGAGGTGATCGGGCCCGATGACCCCAGGGTCACCGCCGCCCGGACCGCCCTGGCGCGCGTCTTGTTCTGA
- a CDS encoding DUF6230 family protein, with amino-acid sequence MSSQVRGGTRWKRFALVMVPSVVATAAVGVGLAQGALAASFSVSGQSFKVSTDKLVGEDFVQYGSVAVGKDLKGNDAAHPVAVSGFSKATITNMCQSVVTPDLPFGLGSVSLELNAGTDPKKPVEATNLYLDVAQLDADAYFEQIDIGVAAGSMGKPGIQTGTEKAVNPNGFAQRAKKATLSNVEQTAWATTAGTFKLSNLSLKLHKGVKECF; translated from the coding sequence ATGAGTTCGCAGGTTCGCGGTGGTACCAGATGGAAGCGTTTCGCTCTGGTCATGGTGCCGAGCGTCGTCGCGACCGCCGCTGTAGGCGTCGGCCTGGCGCAGGGCGCGCTCGCCGCGTCGTTCAGCGTCTCCGGCCAGAGCTTCAAGGTCTCCACCGACAAGCTCGTCGGTGAGGACTTCGTCCAGTACGGCAGCGTCGCTGTCGGCAAGGACCTCAAGGGCAACGACGCGGCGCACCCGGTGGCGGTGTCGGGCTTCAGCAAGGCCACGATCACCAACATGTGCCAGTCGGTGGTCACCCCCGACCTGCCCTTCGGTCTCGGCAGCGTCAGCCTGGAGCTGAACGCGGGCACCGACCCGAAGAAGCCCGTCGAGGCGACGAACCTCTACCTCGACGTCGCGCAGCTCGACGCTGACGCGTACTTCGAGCAGATCGACATCGGCGTCGCGGCCGGTTCGATGGGCAAGCCCGGCATCCAGACCGGTACGGAGAAGGCCGTCAACCCGAACGGCTTCGCCCAGCGTGCCAAGAAGGCCACGCTGTCCAACGTGGAGCAGACGGCGTGGGCGACCACGGCCGGCACCTTCAAGCTCAGCAACCTGAGCCTGAAGCTGCACAAGGGCGTCAAGGAGTGCTTCTAG
- a CDS encoding DUF6114 domain-containing protein, producing the protein MSPESTGQNEHHLTVYRRGFRTWRGNRPFWAGLFTILGGLPIAYFPYANMHLGNMTIAMSTTAGAGSLIIGVLLITLGLTMWFHSIVRVFAGVAAILLALISIPVANIGGFIVGFVLSLLGGALSISWAPADAKGAPAPEVHEEPRLLGEAPEYTQETYGTAEAPRKPMLFEAAAEADGGRHRAG; encoded by the coding sequence ATGAGCCCCGAGTCCACAGGGCAGAACGAGCACCACCTCACCGTCTACCGGCGGGGATTCCGCACCTGGCGGGGTAACCGGCCGTTCTGGGCGGGCCTGTTCACCATCTTGGGTGGTCTACCCATCGCGTACTTCCCGTACGCCAACATGCACCTCGGCAACATGACGATCGCGATGTCCACCACCGCCGGTGCGGGGTCGCTGATCATCGGGGTCCTGCTCATCACGCTGGGCCTCACGATGTGGTTCCACAGCATCGTGCGGGTGTTCGCCGGTGTCGCCGCGATCCTGCTCGCGCTGATCTCCATACCCGTCGCCAACATTGGCGGCTTCATCGTCGGCTTCGTGCTCTCGCTCCTCGGTGGTGCCCTCTCCATATCCTGGGCCCCGGCCGACGCGAAGGGCGCCCCGGCGCCCGAGGTCCACGAGGAGCCGAGGCTCCTCGGCGAGGCCCCGGAGTACACGCAGGAGACCTACGGCACGGCCGAGGCCCCGCGGAAGCCCATGCTGTTCGAGGCCGCGGCGGAGGCCGACGGTGGGAGGCATCGTGCGGGGTGA
- the pyk gene encoding pyruvate kinase, translating into MRRSKIVCTLGPAVDSHEQLVALIEAGMSVARFNFSHGTHEEHQGRYDRVRKAAAETGRAVGVLADLQGPKIRLAKFAEGPVELVRGDEFVITSEDVPGDKSICGTTYKGLPGDVTKGDPILINDGNVELKVVSVDGPRVTTIVIEGGVISDHKGINLPGAAVNVPALSEKDVEDLRFALRMGCDMVALSFVRDAEDVKDVHKVMDEEGRRVPVIAKVEKPQAVEHMEGVVAAFDAVMVARGDLAVEYPLEKVPMVQKRLIELCRRNAKPVIVATQMMESMITNSRPTRAEASDVANAILDGADAVMLSAESSVGAYPIETVKTMSKIVVAAEEELLSKGLQPLVPGKKPRTQGGSVARAACEIADFLDGKALVAFTKSGDTARRLSRYRTAQPILAFTTEESTRNQLALSWGVESYVVPHVDNTDAMVDLVDAELLKLNRYSDGDTMVITAGSPPGVPGTTNMVRVHHLSGERA; encoded by the coding sequence ATGCGCCGTTCCAAAATCGTCTGCACCCTCGGTCCCGCCGTCGACTCCCATGAGCAGCTCGTCGCTCTGATCGAGGCCGGCATGAGCGTGGCCCGTTTCAATTTCAGTCACGGTACCCACGAGGAGCACCAAGGCCGTTACGACCGGGTCCGCAAGGCCGCCGCCGAGACCGGCCGCGCGGTCGGTGTGCTCGCCGACCTCCAGGGCCCCAAGATCCGCCTCGCGAAGTTCGCCGAGGGTCCCGTCGAGCTGGTCCGCGGGGACGAGTTCGTCATCACGTCCGAGGACGTCCCCGGCGACAAGTCGATCTGCGGCACCACCTACAAGGGGCTGCCCGGCGACGTCACCAAGGGTGACCCGATCCTGATCAACGACGGCAACGTCGAGCTGAAGGTCGTCTCGGTCGACGGCCCGCGGGTCACCACCATCGTCATCGAGGGCGGTGTCATCTCCGACCACAAGGGGATCAACCTCCCGGGTGCGGCGGTCAACGTCCCCGCGCTGTCCGAGAAGGACGTCGAGGACCTGCGGTTCGCCCTGCGGATGGGCTGCGACATGGTCGCGCTGTCCTTCGTCCGGGACGCCGAGGACGTCAAGGACGTGCACAAGGTGATGGACGAGGAGGGCCGCCGGGTCCCCGTCATCGCCAAGGTCGAGAAGCCGCAGGCCGTCGAGCACATGGAGGGCGTCGTCGCCGCCTTCGACGCCGTGATGGTCGCCCGCGGTGACCTCGCCGTCGAGTACCCGCTCGAGAAGGTCCCGATGGTGCAGAAGCGCCTCATCGAGCTGTGCCGCCGCAACGCCAAGCCGGTGATCGTGGCGACCCAGATGATGGAGTCGATGATCACCAACTCGCGGCCGACCCGCGCCGAGGCGTCCGACGTCGCCAACGCGATCCTGGACGGCGCGGACGCGGTCATGCTGTCGGCGGAGTCCTCGGTCGGCGCGTACCCGATCGAGACGGTCAAGACGATGTCGAAGATCGTCGTCGCCGCCGAGGAGGAGCTCCTGTCCAAGGGCCTCCAGCCGCTGGTGCCGGGCAAGAAGCCCCGTACCCAGGGCGGTTCCGTGGCGCGCGCGGCCTGCGAGATCGCGGACTTCCTGGACGGCAAGGCGCTGGTGGCCTTCACCAAGTCCGGTGACACCGCCCGCCGCCTCTCCCGCTACCGCACGGCGCAGCCGATCCTCGCCTTCACCACGGAGGAGTCGACCCGCAACCAGCTCGCGCTGAGCTGGGGCGTCGAGTCCTACGTCGTGCCGCACGTGGACAACACGGACGCCATGGTCGACCTGGTGGACGCCGAGCTGCTGAAGCTGAACCGCTACAGCGACGGCGACACGATGGTCATCACGGCCGGCTCGCCCCCCGGTGTCCCCGGCACCACCAACATGGTCCGGGTGCACCACCTGAGCGGCGAGCGCGCCTGA
- a CDS encoding acetate kinase yields MTAMTTDPTSEGSRSMNDAHRVLVLNSGSSSVKYQLLDMRDRSRLATGLVERIGESSSRLVHTPLTGGEPRERTGRIADHEEALKAAADELAADRLGLDSPDLAAIGHRVVHGGLRFSEPTVITDEVLEEIERLVPVAPLHNPANITGIRTAQALRPDLPQVAVFDTAFHTTMPESAARYAIDVETADAHRIRRYGFHGTSHAYVSRRTAELLGRPVADVNVIVLHLGNGASASAVKGGRCVETSMGLTPLEGLVMGTRSGDVDPAVTFHLKRVAGMSADEIDVLLNKRSGLVGLCGDNDMREIRRRVDEGDERATLAFDIYIHRLKKYIGAYSAVLGRVDAVVFTAGVGENSAPVREAALAGLEGFGLVVDADRNAVRSGEPRLISPDGARVAVAVVPTDEELEIAGQAFALVHN; encoded by the coding sequence ATGACCGCGATGACCACCGACCCGACCAGCGAAGGTTCCCGCTCCATGAACGACGCCCACCGCGTACTCGTGCTCAACTCCGGCTCCTCGTCGGTGAAGTACCAGCTGCTGGACATGCGCGACCGGTCGCGGCTGGCCACCGGCCTGGTCGAGCGGATCGGCGAGTCCTCCTCCCGGCTGGTGCACACCCCGCTGACCGGCGGGGAACCCCGCGAGCGCACCGGCAGGATCGCCGACCACGAGGAGGCGCTGAAGGCCGCGGCCGACGAGCTGGCGGCCGACCGGCTCGGGCTGGACTCCCCCGACCTCGCGGCGATCGGGCACCGGGTGGTGCACGGCGGGCTGAGGTTCAGCGAGCCGACCGTGATCACCGACGAGGTGCTGGAGGAGATCGAACGGCTCGTCCCGGTGGCCCCGCTGCACAACCCGGCGAACATCACCGGGATCCGCACCGCGCAGGCGCTGCGCCCGGACCTGCCGCAGGTGGCGGTCTTCGACACGGCCTTCCACACGACGATGCCGGAGTCCGCGGCGCGGTACGCGATCGACGTCGAGACCGCCGACGCGCACCGCATCCGCCGCTACGGCTTCCACGGCACCTCGCACGCCTACGTCTCGCGCAGGACGGCGGAGCTGCTGGGCCGGCCGGTGGCCGACGTGAACGTGATCGTGCTGCATCTGGGGAACGGCGCCTCGGCCTCCGCGGTGAAGGGCGGCCGCTGCGTGGAGACGTCCATGGGACTGACCCCCCTGGAGGGGCTGGTGATGGGGACGCGTTCGGGGGACGTCGACCCCGCCGTCACCTTCCACCTGAAGCGGGTGGCGGGGATGTCGGCGGACGAGATCGACGTCCTGCTCAACAAGCGGAGCGGCCTGGTGGGTCTCTGCGGTGACAACGACATGCGGGAGATCCGGCGGAGGGTGGACGAGGGCGACGAGCGGGCCACGCTCGCGTTCGACATCTACATCCACCGGCTGAAGAAGTACATCGGCGCCTATTCGGCGGTCCTCGGCCGGGTGGACGCCGTGGTGTTCACGGCCGGGGTGGGGGAGAACTCGGCTCCGGTGCGGGAGGCTGCGCTCGCGGGACTGGAGGGCTTCGGCCTGGTCGTGGACGCGGACCGCAACGCCGTGCGGTCGGGCGAACCGCGGCTGATCTCGCCCGACGGCGCACGGGTCGCGGTCGCCGTCGTGCCCACCGACGAGGAGCTGGAGATCGCCGGACAGGCCTTCGCGCTGGTCCACAACTGA
- the pta gene encoding phosphate acetyltransferase, whose translation MARSVYVTGIDRGDGRQVVDLGVMELLTRQVDRVGVFRPLVHDGPDRLFELLRARYRLSQSAETVFGLDYHEASAVQAEKGTDELVSLLVERFHRVARDYEVVLVLGSDFAATQLPDELALNARLANEFGASVIAVVGGKGQDAGSVRAETRNAYRAYAGLGCDVLAMIVNRVASEDRAGIAERLREQLPVPCSVLPDDPALSAPTVAQITTALDGTVLLGDDSGLARDALDFVFGGAMLPNLLKALTPGCMVVTPGDRADLVIGSLAAHSAGTPPIAGVLLTLNERPGEEILRLATRLAPGTPVVAVAGGSFPTAAELFALEGKLNAATPRKAETALGLFERHVDTAALLERISVARSGRVTPMMFEHELLEQARSDRRRVVLPEGTEERVLRAADVLLRRDVCDLTLLGDTDVIRKKAADLGIDLGETQLVDPRTSELRQSFAERYAELRAHRGVTVELAYDVVSDVNYFGTLMVQEGHADGMVSGSVHSTAATIRPAFEIIKTKPDASIVSSVFFMCLADRVLVYGDCAVNPDPDAEQLADIAVQSAATASRFGVDPRIAMLSYSTGTSGTGADVDKVREATERVRASRPDLRIEGPIQYDAAVEPSVAATKLPASEVAGRATVLIFPDLNTGNNTYKAVQRSAGAVAVGPVMQGLRKPVNDLSRGALVQDIVTTVAITAIQAQSEE comes from the coding sequence GTGGCGCGCAGCGTGTACGTGACCGGGATCGACCGGGGAGACGGCCGTCAGGTCGTCGATCTGGGAGTCATGGAGCTACTGACGCGTCAGGTGGACCGGGTCGGCGTCTTCCGCCCTCTGGTCCACGACGGACCCGACCGGCTGTTCGAGCTGCTGCGGGCCCGCTACCGGCTCTCGCAGAGCGCCGAGACCGTCTTCGGCCTGGACTACCACGAGGCCTCGGCGGTCCAGGCGGAGAAGGGTACCGACGAGCTGGTCTCCCTGCTCGTCGAGCGGTTCCACCGGGTGGCCCGCGACTACGAGGTGGTGCTGGTCCTCGGCAGCGACTTCGCCGCCACCCAGCTCCCCGACGAACTGGCCCTGAACGCGCGCCTCGCCAACGAGTTCGGCGCCTCGGTCATCGCGGTGGTCGGCGGCAAGGGCCAGGACGCCGGGTCCGTACGGGCCGAGACGCGCAACGCCTACCGGGCGTACGCGGGGCTCGGCTGCGACGTCCTGGCGATGATCGTGAACCGGGTGGCGTCCGAGGACCGCGCGGGCATCGCCGAGCGCCTGAGGGAGCAGCTCCCGGTCCCCTGCTCGGTGCTGCCCGACGACCCCGCCCTCTCCGCGCCCACCGTCGCCCAGATCACCACCGCACTGGACGGAACGGTCCTGCTCGGCGACGACTCGGGCCTGGCCAGGGACGCGCTGGACTTCGTGTTCGGCGGGGCCATGCTGCCGAACCTGCTGAAGGCCCTGACCCCGGGATGCATGGTCGTCACCCCCGGCGACCGCGCGGACCTGGTCATCGGTTCGCTCGCCGCGCACAGCGCCGGCACGCCGCCCATCGCGGGCGTCCTGCTCACCCTGAACGAGCGCCCCGGCGAGGAGATACTCCGGCTGGCGACCCGCCTGGCACCGGGCACCCCGGTCGTCGCGGTGGCCGGGGGCTCCTTCCCCACCGCCGCGGAACTCTTCGCCCTCGAAGGCAAGTTGAACGCGGCGACGCCCCGCAAGGCGGAGACCGCCCTCGGCCTGTTCGAGCGCCATGTGGACACCGCCGCGCTGCTGGAGCGGATCTCCGTGGCCCGCAGCGGCCGGGTCACCCCGATGATGTTCGAGCACGAGCTGCTGGAACAGGCCCGCTCCGACCGGCGCCGGGTCGTCCTGCCCGAGGGCACCGAGGAGCGCGTCCTGCGCGCCGCGGACGTGCTGCTGCGCCGCGACGTCTGCGACCTGACCCTGCTCGGGGACACCGACGTCATCCGTAAGAAAGCCGCCGACCTGGGCATCGACCTCGGAGAGACCCAGCTCGTCGACCCCCGGACCTCGGAGCTGCGCCAGAGCTTCGCCGAGCGGTACGCCGAGCTGCGCGCCCACCGCGGGGTCACGGTGGAGCTGGCGTACGACGTCGTCTCGGACGTCAACTACTTCGGCACCCTGATGGTCCAGGAGGGCCACGCCGACGGCATGGTCTCCGGCTCGGTGCACTCCACCGCCGCGACGATCCGCCCGGCGTTCGAGATCATCAAGACGAAGCCGGACGCCTCGATCGTCTCCTCCGTCTTCTTCATGTGCCTCGCCGACCGGGTGCTGGTGTACGGCGACTGCGCGGTCAACCCGGATCCGGACGCGGAGCAGCTCGCGGACATCGCGGTGCAGTCGGCGGCCACCGCGTCCCGCTTCGGCGTGGACCCCCGGATCGCGATGCTCTCGTACTCGACGGGCACCTCGGGAACGGGCGCCGACGTCGACAAGGTGCGGGAGGCGACGGAGCGGGTACGCGCCTCACGTCCGGACCTGAGGATCGAGGGTCCGATCCAGTACGACGCGGCGGTCGAGCCGTCCGTCGCCGCGACCAAGCTGCCGGCGTCGGAGGTGGCGGGCCGGGCGACCGTGCTGATCTTCCCGGACCTCAACACCGGCAACAACACCTACAAGGCGGTCCAGCGTTCCGCCGGCGCGGTCGCGGTCGGCCCGGTCATGCAGGGACTGCGCAAGCCGGTCAACGACCTGTCGCGCGGCGCCCTGGTCCAGGACATCGTCACCACGGTGGCCATCACGGCGATCCAGGCGCAGAGCGAGGAATGA